The genomic stretch acaaatCCTTACCTGATTCGGTCTTCTCCTTAAGCCATTTAGTGTAAGATGGGGATACccaggtagtctgagggcgcgcagatacataccaaagacgcctttggtgccacctcttgagccaatcatcacatatagaggaattcagctctcttgctcgtcccagaacagcCTCGCACTTGGGAATCATTTGTCTGCCGCCCATCTGACGCAGGACGCGGTCAGGGTAAATGTGGatagacctctctaaacccgGAGTTGCAAACGCCCGGTTTTgtcatcttccggaaggatagtaaaggatttgaggcgaagccaaggcatgatCCAGCACAGAGGGCGACCTTCCCCTCCTGTCagtttgtttcgccaataggcaaggtcattttgacgctcgtcttcataccgcttggcacgcatagtcagcatacgagcgagatacgagctgggctcacgcggcggggcgaagagccaaaatctctcgcaaagccacacacgaaaaaaaaaaaaaaaaaaaaaaaaaaaaaaaaaaaggaagaaaaaagagaaaaaaagaaaaagaggaaaaacgGATTTGTGACGagaatcgtggcagaatacagcaaaatcgtggcagaatacagcaaaatcgtggcagaatgcagcaaaatcgtgacaaaatcgtggcaataacacaagaattgtggtaaaaaaaaaaaaaaaaaaaaaaaaaaaaaaaaaaaaaaagagaaaatcagtTAAGGATGCGAAATCAAGAGGATAAATCTTATTACCTGCAacagacgggagcatcccgaccaatcggcaccagggttcattttcttagcatctaaacctcGAAGGGTTTCAgcaagaataatccaggaagggttatgtcccgtctccatctgagacacaatagacaaaagcttcgcttgtcctacacaagtggtcttgttcatcctaccttcgaagacataaaggtgtagcatgatcaatccaaaggccctGCGGCAGTACGCTGGCAGTGAAGTACTGTCTCGCAAGATACAAAATCTCCGATGTATAGcaaaaaggttgacttcgtcaccagtaactatcccttcagactccgtcctggaaaggccaaagcagtctagatatgttccacgccaccctgaatgaaatttaggtatagccggtatggcctcagcatcccatcctccaagggcagaaaactcttcgggtaaagggcagatctccccctcaggaaaagcaaagacatggttgtAAGGATCCCAGTAGCTGAGGCAGTGTTCCAACAGCGCAGGTTGAAGAgggatctggcgtaagggaagtaattgcgccaagTGAACGGTCTTCaattcttgtctctctgcgcTAGTAAAGTCggtctcccatgctcgcatagcactcactaaattattcataatgatttatgttatttgcaccagtttggggAAAAGGCAGAATAAATTTGGCAGTGCAGCTCTTCTTtatatatatagaaagtataagggaaggaagcaCCTAGGATGACACTCCTAGGGTGCCGTTTTTTTTtagccgtgtgggccttgggtcgcgcgcctcttaggcccgccccagctCACACCAGTCTTTGGCATGATACATCGGGTTTCCGCACATCTATCGCGTTTTGggagcgccggaacggccgatttacatttctaccctcgacaagtccatatttgaattaaagcccgtgcacacttacggttttattttctttttttgttttacggtagcgggctacgcccacgttatttacgggtctTATAgcgtgtctgagtcgtatttcgtgctcacccatcaagattccgaaatttcaaaaaataaaataatttcaaaagttCAATTTCAAGAGTTCAagattccgaaatttcaaaaaataaaataatttcaaaagttCAATTTCAAGAGTTCAagattccgaaatttcaaaaacttttttgcaaattgtggatagatgatccaagtagtagaatctttccgggtcgatgatccaatccttcaaaattcaaaaaaaactcAAATTCAATTTTCTGGGTCGACGACCCCCAACAtaccaaaaattttcaaattcaaaattcgggtcgatgacccaatcattcaaaaacttcaaattcaattttcgggttgatgacccggtatttcaaatgatccaatttcaagatcgatgatccaaatgtgcttaagtgatgattattgctagtacgttttttgtgttccaaatgtagcaggatatgcttcaactgggggctctaaagtcttcgactttagagccattgcaaactgggggctctgaagccgttggcttcagagaccattatcaagatgaaaaggatgacatccaccaagaattcaattcaatacaagagtatgaaagggaagaattccgtagctgaaagcaaatgatgaaagcggcggcaacctcctcggaaagtcccgtcccattcggacaagcgccagcagatgataaattttgggccaatgtcagcagatgatgagttttggacaaacgccagcagatgataaactttgggcaagtgtcagcagttgccgaactacgacgcgggtttgattccgtcagaaacggatacgtaggcgcctaaggataaggctcaacccaccatttatgcaatttatgggtcgatgaccgacgatgataatttgacgcaacagaagcaagagtcaaccccaacgaagtttcaggtatgatctcttcttatggctggcgagcttatatacgcgagtctaatggactataaacgacccgaagaatcctcaggtcgagagggacctggggtgtactttgactttcgccttgtccaagcctcagtcaaagtgggggctctgtagatacccgtatccgtcgatattggaatttatagagaacccgacaaacacccgatgatgataggacacatgtattctttagttgtcattgtcattatttggagctcgttttacgaggtagaaagggcgtcgtcgatgaagtattctattaatttaaatgatatttaaattaatgttcttttaagtgaattcatttttattattttaaatgatatttaaattaatgttttttagtgagttcattttgttattttaaatgatatttaaaatatggttttttagataaattcaatttattttatttattttattttgaatttatttttcttaagtttattttattgaaaataaaataagtatttgatttgaaaaatcattttatgagtatatttgatttgaagagtcatttattttaatgggttattgatttgaaaaatcgattttaaaagcgaagaactcgttttttaaccgtgtgttttaagctcgattttagctcggtttttaagcccgtttcctttgcgaattggcacgaatctcgagtacactaacccacctagaccaatacccatcaacccatattcgaaccccctcacaagcagcccaaattctcgtcccaaaccccctcacaagcagcccacgcataaaccgagccccctgtttttgcgagccagttcccgagggccttgtccacacattCTATTCTAATGCTTGAATCTTATCTTGCATTGCTTTAACCCATCTAGGGTCTTGCTGAGCCTCAGAATATCTATATGGCTCATGTTCTCTTAACACAGAGGCAAGAGATGCCACATAGTCAGGATCATAGTCCTGCAATTGAGATATAACTGTAGTCTGGAAAGCTACAGAATTTGCAGAGCTCTTATTTTGTGCAGGGAGCTTTTGTGTGCAGTGATAATCCCTTAGCCATGTACTAAGTTGCCTTGGCCTGGATGAAGTCCTAATTGGTGCCTCAGCAGGAATAATAGGAGCAGCTTCATGTTGTACTTCTGATGAGGGATTGATAAGTGTATCCCCAGGTGATAGGGTATCCTCTTGTGTAATAGACTGCTCTTCAGTCTGATTTAATAATAATTGTGTAGAAGAAGCTGGATTCACCAGAATTGTGGATGTAATATTGAAGTCTTCATTATGCTTGTTTAAGTAATAAAACTCCTGTTCTTTGAAAATAACATCTCTACTGACAAATATCTTATGCAAAGCAACATCATATAATCTATATCCCTTCTGATTATGAGGGTATCCTATAAAAACACATTTTCTTGCCCTATCCCCAAACTTGTCTGAAAAAGTGGGTGGCATTGTggcaaaacacacacaaccaaaAACTCTCAAGTTATCATAAAGAGGATCAACTCCAAAAATGAGTTTGAATGGTGTATTATTATCAATTATTGGGGAAGGCATGAGGTTTATTAAATATGTTGCTGTTAAAATGCAGTCACCCAAAAACTTGATTGGCAAATTACCCTGGATTTTAAGAGCCCTAGCAGTCTCAAGAAGGTGTCTATGTTTCCTTTCTACCCTCCCATTCTGCTGAGGAGTCCCTACAATGCTAGTTTGATGCACAATGCCCTTAGATTTAAAGAGTTCAGAACAATATTGTTGTAAGAATTCTGTGCCATTGTCTGATCTCACAGTTTTAACAGTCTTATTGAACTGAGTAAAAACATAAGCTAAAAAATCCCTAAACAAACCAGGCACCTGATCTTTATTTTGAAACAATATAGTCCAAGTATTTCTTAGAGGTGGCAATTATTAACACgacccgaaaacacgacacgaacccgacacgaagttagcgggttagggttaagacgttgtgacccatttaagtaattgggttgacacggacacgacacgaaacttaaatgggtcgggttagggttgagctctttgacacgaacccgacacgaataacccgcTTATTTAAAAGTGTTATGATATATTTGGGTTGAATCAATAATCCAcccaaacaacttaaaaataagTATTTTCATTCCTCATTTGTGGGATAATAGGCTTATAAAGCttactttattttattagtttattgggttaGACGGGTTAAATGGGTTAAAAATGACCCACTAAAAGATAATTGGGTTAAACATGACCtgctaaaagataaatgggttaaacaagtcgggttgggttatagaaaaattaaatgggttgggttagggttgagacaaatgacccgtttatataattgggtcgggttagggttggggtagtgatgacccgtttaaagttgacacgaacacgaacacgacacgacctgatctgtttgccaggtctagtatTTCTGGAGTAGTCATCCAGAATAGTGAGAAAATATTTTGCTCCAGAAATAGATGGAATTTTATAAGGGCCCCAAACATCAATATGCAACATGTCAAAACAAGCATAAGCTCTCTTAGTGCAAATAGGAAATTAATGGAAGTCTATGATGTTTGGCAAGAATACAAGTTTCACAATTGAAATCATGCTTTATTTCTTTCTGAATACCAGGAACATATCTGAGTTTATTTACAGACAAATGACCCAGTCTATTATGTAATAAAGGTAATGAATTAGCTATAGCTGCTGAACATATTTTGCTATTGTTGTCAGTTGACAGTTTATTTTCTAGTAGTTGCTGAACCAAATTGGAAATATTCCTATGCATTACTGAATTCTTATTATAAAATCTATAGAGATCAGCTACTCTTTGTCCTGTAGCAACCACACGTTTACTTGAATGGTCCTGAAACATACAAGCAGCAGAATTGAACACAACAGACAAAGCATTATGGTCAATCAACTTCCTGACAGACATCAGGTTTTGTTTAAAGTATGGTATATAAAAGACATTGAGTAACCTGATCTCATCAGTCAAGTTAACCGTACCAGTCTTATAAAATAATTTAACTGTCCCATCTGGTAAACCAACTTTGATAGGAACTTTAAGGTTCACCACATCAGTAAGAATAGTTAAGTCAAATGTCATGTGATCTGAAGCCCCAGTATCAACTATCCAATCATTCAAAACAAAAGATTTATGTACTGATGAAACAGATGGATTTGAGACAATACCTGCAAACTGAGAAGAAGACAAACCAGGTTGTTGCTGATCAGATATCCTTTGCAGGACCTGATCAATAACAGAAGTAATAAGACCATTCAACTCATCAGAAGATAAACCAGAAGCCTGAGCATTAGAAGTATTTGCAGAACTCCCAGAAGCCACCAAGACTTCATCATCCAATGGTGAATTAAAGCTAATAACATCAGCAGCATTGGCAGTGTTCTTGGAATTATTATGCACAGTTTTAGTAACTGGAATAGAAGAACCAGATTTGGAATTAACAGCTTTGGCCTTGCCCTTCGCTTTGTCATTGGGAAATCCTTTAATGACAAAGCAATTTAATGGATTATGACCAAACTTGTTGCAATGTGGACATTTGTTCAAACCAAAACATGTAGCCCTTGTGTGCCCACTCTTTTCACAATGATCACAAAATTTATCAGAAACAGGTGGATTCCCAGAATAACCAGCAGTCTTCTTGTGTTCTTGGATCGTATGACTTGCATATGCACTAGCTTCATTCATAGTATTGACAGACTCAGTAATTTGCTTTTGTCTCTCGATGTTTTGCAGAAATCCTAAAGCTTTATTGATGCTAGGCAAAGGGTCCATGGACAAGATTTGAGATCTGACAGTGTCATAGCCCCCATTTAACCCCATCAAAAACTGTATTAATTTTGCAGTGTTCTCTCTTTCAATGATCTTTTTAAGCAAAGAACACGTGCATTGATCAATCTTTCCACAAGAACAAAGTGGTATAGGATCCAATCCATCCAAAGTTTCCCAAAGATTCTTCATCTTGCCATAATAATCCACTAAAGACGAATTATCCTGAGAAATTCCTTCTAATTCCTTCTTTAACTGATAGACCTCTAAAGCACTTTGCTTGTCCATACCTCTCAAGCAATTCAGACCATAACTCTCTCGCAGAATTCACATATTTCAAACTATCCTTAATTGATTGAACCAATGAATTTAGAATCCATTGTCTGACCATGAAATCACAACGGACCCACTGACTGTATTTCTTATCAGTTTTAGGTGGCTTAACAAGAGTACCATCAACAAAACAATCTTTATTTTTGGAAGTTAAAGCCATAAGAACCTCTCTACGCCATCCCAAAAAATCATGACCTCCAAAAAGACTAGTAACAAGACTGGCAGTGGGTTGGTCAGATTGAGACAAGAATAGGGGGTCATCAAAGTACTCATAAGAAGAACTAGAGGTAGTAGTAACATCAGGCATGATGAAAAAGTAGAAAAGAAGAAGATAGTGAAGATGTTGTAGAGAAAGCGTGTGATAATAATGAAAGATCAAGGTTATACCTCAGAATCTTGATCGAGGATGAAGATAAATTGCAGAAAAAAGAACCCAGAAAACCAGAAATCAATGAGAAACTTCAAGCAGAAACAGAGAAAGAAGATGAAGTTAGTGCCTTAAAACCAGAAATCGAAACTCTCACTGATACCATGTAGAATTATGATAACAATGAATCATTATAGAGATAGAGAGTATATTGAATGTATAATTGAGAAGTTTGTATTATTAACTTGTGTGTTACAATGAGAGACGTGAGCTTGTATTTATACTAGAAGCTTAACAACTTAAACCGACTTATTACAACCAACTTTGACTTAATTGTAACTAACTTGACTTTCTCTAACTAACTCTCTATATCCAATAAAGAGTTAAAATCAAACCCAAAAGTTTCTATGAAAATCACTCAAAGCATTATGCTTACAAAGCAAAGAACATATGCGACATACCAAACATACATGAGAGCAATTTGGAAATTCTGTGGCGGTGAAGAAACTGATTTTGTAGCTAAGCTGATTTTGTGGGAGGAATTAAGAGGCTGAATGACGGAATCCGGAGATTTTAGGGTTTTGTCATTTGTGTAATAAGATGAGATGAGGACTGAATGTTAGAGGAGGCTAATGGAAAATCGATTTGATGGGCCTGCATGGGAAGCTGGGAACGAATGtgtattttcttttttctttttgttataACGGATGTAAGAAAGATAAATAAAGAATGTGAAAAAGAcaacagatttacgtggttcactaacaatTTGTTAGCTACGTCCATCGCCAGAAGGGAAGAATATTATTGATCTTGAGGATTACAGATTTCAGAATATACTCGTTAGAGTATTCAGATTTCACACGACTCAGATTTTTGACAGATTTCTGAATGAATAAAATAGACGGCTTATGAGAGTTTATATAGTACTCTCATAACAGATATTTTCCTTAACAGAATTAGGAAACCCTAACAATTTCCTAAACAGACAAGGAAACTAAATAATAGTTTCCTATACAGATAAGGAACTAAATCAGATGCGGAATTCAGAACAGATTCAAGGCATATTctaacaaatctccaccttgacttgaatccTCTCACAATCAGACAGATGTACCAGATGCACCATAACGGTGCCAGATGTACCAGACGCACTAAACTAGTGCCAGATAATTCTCTCCCTTCTGCCTCAGATATTGCCCACCATGAGGCAATCATGATTTGGTATAAACATAAACCTAGATCAATCGGTAACAGGGAGTAACTCTTGCATGTGAATCAATCGGTAACAGGGAGTAACTCTTGCATGTGAATCAATCGGTAACAGGGAGTAACTCTTGCATGTGAATCACAAATCGGAGATAAATCTGGGCCGACCCTATTTACACACTGAGAATAAATCGAAACTAATTAAAAATTGGGATGAAGAAATCAAAAATTGGGGATTCAAACAATCAATTAGAGGAACGATAATAATACCAGAAAATGAATCGCATACACCATCAAATCCAAACGAAAAATCCCTAATTTGGTATAAACATAAACCTAGATCAAATTAAGCTAAAATTaaatagtatacaaaataagtaAACTTCTTTGAAACGGTACCCAAAATGTGACGGAGCAGTAATGATGGCGGCAACTTGACGTCGTGGTGGTGTTGGCGAATGATTGAGCGAGTGACGGAGGTGAACGATTGAGGGATGCAGACTTGGGTGTTGTCGGCAGTGATGGAGGGCGGTGATGGTGACTTAGGCGGCGGCAAGGCGATCTTTGGAGGTCGGCCACGAGTGGCGAGTAAGCGGCGGTGACAGAGCTTTTGAGTGATTTGTAGATAGGGATTAGAGAATAATGAAGGAGAGTAAATTGAGTTTGGGTGTAATGTTCTATGAAATATGAATGAAAGCGCTAAAGTACTAAAAAGTTGCCGCCTATAAATTTTTAGATTAGATATACATCGGTTTTTAAATGCTCTAATGTGTATAAtgtaagttaaaaatacataaatgaaTAGGCATGCGCTTTTGCAAACCTCAGATGTCTACATAAATGAATAGACACCAGATATTTTCAAATATCTGATGTATAAACATATAACATCAGACTTTTTGAAATATCTGATGCCTATTAAGAGATGTCTATTACGTATTTTGTAGTAGTGTCAGATACTTCTAACATTTAGCAAGTCCAAACAGCGCTGAAACTTGCTATGCGGAACAGAAACAGAACCTGACAGCGTAGAACCTTGAAAATAATACAAGGTATCACACTTAACACCTTTCAGAATCACATTCGAACCCTTGTAGACTTTCAGAACTCCACCTTCACCATGAAAACTGAAACCTTTACTGTCCAACACACTTAAGGAAATCAGATTCTTTGTCATCAGCGGAACATGTCTAACCTCGTTCAATGTACAGAATTTACCATCTTGTGTCCGTAGTTTAATAGAGCCAATTCCAACTGTCTTACAAATAGAACCATTAGCCATAGAAATATCGCCACCATCTATTTGCTTGTAGGTTGTAAACCACTCCCGGCGCGGACATATGTGATAGGTTGCTCCCGAATCCAGGATCCACGCATCATTAGGATGCGTGTATTTTTCAGCAACTAGAGCATAATCACCTTGAATTGGTATACCGCTATTGCATTTGTATCAGTGCTTTGTCCTGTTTATTTTTCTTGGGACAATCAAATTTCCAATGCCCCTTTCCTTTACAGTAGTTACAAATATCAGTAGGTTTAGGACCCTTAAAATTAGATGTACCAGAGGTACCAACAGAATTAGAAGAACCAGAATAAGACGGCTTCTTATAATTTTTCTTCCCAGAATTTCCCTGTCCATAACCTCCGCTAGCTATTAAACCTGCAGCCTGATTATCTGTAACCGTACCAGCCGCCTTATGGCGCAATTCTCTAGTATGAAGAGACGATCTAACATCTTCTAGAGACATAGTATCTTTACCAACAATGAAAGATTGCACAAAATTCTCATACGACAAAGGCAAAGATACTAACAGAATTAATGCGGCATCCTCATCCTCAACTTTAACATCAATATTACGCAATTCTAATAAAATTGTGTTTAACCGATCTAAGTGATCTCGGAGAGAAGTACCTTCCTGCATTTTTAGACTGAACAGACGTTGCTTCAGAAGCAACTTATTGGTTAAAGATTTCGTCATATAAAGACTCTCAAGCTTTGACCACAGACCCTGCGCAGATTGCTCCTCCGCGACTTCAATGATAACATCATCACCAAGACACAACATAATTGTTGAATGTGCCTTCTCCTCCAAAACAGCCATCTCAGCGGTGACGGGTTTCCGCGCCTTCTTCACAAGCGGTGCCCACAACCCTTGTTGTTTCAACAAAGCCCGCATCTTGATTTTCCATAGACTAAAACTATTCCTCCCCGTGAATTTATCAATCTTCACGCTCATCCCAGACATCTTTCTTACCAGTTCAGGAGCCCAGATAAAtctggctctgataccagttggttataacagaagcaagaaagaactgataaaacaataaagagacaaacgcacagatttaGATGTGTGGATTCTAGATTCTGGAGCATCTTAATTGTTAGGGggcaaacccttgtcccacatcggtagaataaagatggaagatcatctttataagtgtccagaaaatataatagtacgaggccttttgggaaggagcccaagagtaaatccgtgagggcttggcccaaagcggacaatatcgtactattatgggttgtggacataGATGcggtgcagcagaggcccaacacgggatattcacgcttccgcacaacaagtggtatcagagcccaaggttcggcttgggctagacacgaggatgcatcagcaggcccaagacttgaagttgtacacTTTAAGGCATGAAACTCCTAGCTCGAGGTGAGTCCTTGAGCAAAGCCCGGTCCAGGGCTAAATGGATGAAAGGCGTCATAGGTCTTGTGGAACaaagaccatttgtgtactagaactgttgatcaggtggacccttacgcttccgcacaacacttttttttttgtaaaaaaaaaaataaactggATCAAAAGCATTTATCCGGTTTTCTTTTTGTCCGACCCGGATACGGTACGGTTTTCAAAAAACGATATTATATATACGGAACTTCGTATCATATATAGAGATTCGTATAATTTTAACCATATACTGTATCATATCCATATAACAAACTTTGTGTCTCAAGTGTAATATTAATGTTCTATTAATAGTCTAACAGTTAGAAAGCATAAAAAAAACACTTTATATGGATATCAAATTGGTTGAGCACGATGAAAGTATGAAACGTCAAATAGTGCACTTCAAACATTAATCTCTTACCATTACTCATTACGGAGTAATTAATAGAGTAAATGTAGAGTATAATCCGAGAAACACATGACGAAATTTGTTGGTAACAATTTTCTACAAGCTATTTCAAACAGAGAGGTGAGGTCGATGATTGATATGATAAAAGTCCCAGACGAGAAAAAAGTCTTCATATAAATAGCTTCAGTTAACATGCATGGAATTTGATGGGTATTTGACATGTAGTACAACTGTAATGAGATAAATTTTCTACGTATGTGATAGAGTTCCAAGTTTGAGTGTATCATGAATGTGATGAGCAATTTTTATCGACTTAAGAGTAAGGTCCTGTTTTTTTCAGCTGAAAAAAACTTAATTGAACTGAATTGAGGTGAGCTGAAGTAAACTTAATTGAATTAAACTGaactaaataaaacaaaaataaattgaACTGAATAGAACTGATCAGAAATGAAACAAGCTGAAATTAAGCCAAAAAAAATAAGACATAAGTCTCTTAAAAAACcgtattaaaaaaattaaagtgtgGGACATAGCAAAAATTACTcttaaaaaacaaaaaagaaaagaaaaataaagcaaTAATTACCCCTATTATAAGAGAGGTCTCACATAAACATAATTGAGAGGGACGACCATCTTAGGAGAATTTGTGTTGTTTTAATGGTATGACAACATAGATAATTTCAGTTTATTAATAAGAGTTTAATTTGTAAATAAAATGGTATTCATTATGTTTTTTTTCAACAAAATTGTATCAACACTATAATTTAGTTGCACACTCAAAATTTTGGGCAGCATGTTAAATATTGGAGATACAATATGATTTTTTGTACTTGAATTAATCCATTCAATTTGTTAAAATTGAGAAATTTGTCATACTTTGTGAGAAAACTATGAAAAATGTTGCAGTTTCAATGAATAGTAGCAACCAAAAAGTGATGAATATAACactaaaaaaaagtaaaatcCAGTCAAAATGGCGCCTCAAAGACCACCCAAAAATAGATGTTATCtttgggtttgattagagggatttATTCTTTTAGTTTACAGTATATATGATTTTAATATAAAAAAATCGACAAgcaatatacgatatcattttaaCATAGAGTTTATTACGGAGTATGTTTCGCCAGTATACACCTATTGTAATCCATGATTCTAATAAAAAAAAGTCACACAGTCATAGTTTTTTTCATGATAGATTCTATTGTCAGTCATACAGAAAATTAAACGAAACAATATTATTTCTAGGCCCGTGCATTGCatgggcattaaatctagtatatacttaaaagaggaacttttgaagCGATTTCATTGGTTATTACTTTTGTTGAATAAATTATGtgtaaataaaaagataaaatttTAAATTTGTAAATAATAAATAGAATTTGGGTGTAATACGATAAATATAGTTGTCTCTAAGTGATATAATTTGAGAGCAAATGTAATTCTATAGGCTATACAAGCATGCAAATAATCTTATAATTAATGATGACTTGAGGGACGTTCTCCTAATGAGAAGAACTAATCTTTATGAAGTCCTACTAAGAAAACTACGTAGTATTATGTTGTAGTATTATGTAAAGAAATTAATGAACATCCATTAATTTCTATGTAATAGCTaaactatgtaatttatttaatactACGTAATAGCTAACAGGGAAGAAATATGTTTAACAAATTTGAGAAGAACTTTATTTAATAAAGAAATTATTTTATAGAAGTATTCCGATTTTTAAATGGGCATAATCAAGATCATGATAACGAGTCTTACATAATGCGTTTTATTtgagtattttgatttttgacataAAGTTGTTCTTTGAGGCATGAGGCAGTTTCTTAAGATGTCATTAATGGCAAGGTCTTTTCCGAATGACTACAAAAGTGATCGGGCTAAAATTAAATGTAACATGTATTAAAGAGTAGTAGTCCTTCATGCAATCAACGAGTTAGGAAAAACGTCGATACATAACTAAAAATATAATGGTATATTCTTTTCCAACTTTTATATTTAGAAaacttatttttttttaaaacaattctTCTAATTATGTTAGTAGATTTCTTATGATAAATGTATAATCTCTATTTTTACTATTAATTGATAAAGCGAGTTGAGATAATTAGTTAATTTCATATACCacaaatatt from Silene latifolia isolate original U9 population chromosome 2, ASM4854445v1, whole genome shotgun sequence encodes the following:
- the LOC141637261 gene encoding uncharacterized protein LOC141637261, which codes for MKNLWETLDGLDPIPLCSCGKIDQCTCSLLKKIIERENTAKLIQFLMGLNGGYDTVRSQILSMDPLPSINKALGFLQNIERQKQITESVNTMNEASAYASHTIQEHKKTAGYSGNPPVSDKFCDHCEKSGHTRATCFGLNKCPHCNKFGHNPLNCFVIKGFPNDKAKGKAKAVNSKSGSSIPVTKTVHNNSKNTANAADVISFNSPLDDEVLVASGSSANTSNAQASGLSSDELNGLITSVIDQVLQRISDQQQPGLSSSQFAGIVSNPSVSSVHKSFVLNDWIVDTGASDHMTFDLTILTDVVNLKVPIKVGLPDGTVKLFYKTGTVNLTDEIRLLNVFYIPYFKQNLMSVRKLIDHNALSVVFNSAACMFQDHSSKRVVATGQRVADLYRFYNKNSVMHRNISNLVQQLLENKLSTDNNSKICSAAIANSLPLLHNRLGHLSVNKLRYVPGIQKEIKHDFNCETYQVPGLFRDFLAYVFTQFNKTVKTVRSDNGTEFLQQYCSELFKSKGIVHQTSIVGTPQQNGRVERKHRHLLETARALKIQGNLPIKFLGDCILTATYLINLMPSPIIDNNTPFKLIFGVDPLYDNLRVFGCVCFATMPPTFSDKFGDRARKCVFIGYPHNQKGYRLYDVALHKIFVSRDVIFKEQEFYYLNKHNEDFNITSTILVNPASSTQLLLNQTEEQSITQEDTLSPGDTLINPSSEVQHEAAPIIPAEAPIRTSSRPRQLSTWLRDYHCTQKLPAQNKSSANSVAFQTTVISQLQDYDPDYVASLASVLREHEPYRYSEAQQDPRWVKAMQDKIQALE